From a region of the Marinomonas mediterranea MMB-1 genome:
- a CDS encoding sulfatase-like hydrolase/transferase, whose product MKKHALSRLQWAQSSLLFGLFYTLFIYAIGLSYLPFIQVNSALGATYLSFAFVGQIGLLCFLGVISSTLLVTLLKQKHLNIVILWGTGTLISILIFADTQVYQLYRFHLGGFVWSLVFGEGGSQVVSVSWVTQLLITSVISLIASVCAALLWLSIRLTTTKRLKHLRLGFYSFIVLSFLTANAMHAWYDAHGNTEIRAMTRHLPLYEPATAVRFMAKQGWIDPDTVSQRAPLAKEQGGQLNYPTEGYKIEADKKPNILFIAIDAWRGDMFNETVTPFTFSLTKQNDALYFKDHQSGGNVTKGGIFSLFYGLPGTYWDAFTAAQRPPVFIQSLQKANYETGIWSSGPIINPSFHRNVFSSIPNLATKTEGAAPYERDKTIVDNFVKLAKEAQSPFFSFLFFDAAHGYAPPEDYQPRFQPYWERVDHLALNEDFDPTPYRNRYRTALHFIDGQIKHIIDTLKETNKLDNTIVIITSDHGEEFNDTHKNYWGHGSNFSQNQTHVPLVILWPGKKHQVFNQRTSHYDIVPTIMTEALGIKAPMDSYSSGHSLFDNNDREWLLVHSYFNYGVIMKDRIITTFPTGQYEVTDLDLNKTAKEMPANITLAVLKEISRFYK is encoded by the coding sequence ATGAAAAAACACGCTTTATCCCGTCTTCAATGGGCGCAATCTAGCCTTCTCTTTGGGCTATTTTATACTCTATTCATCTACGCCATTGGACTGAGCTATCTTCCGTTTATTCAAGTAAACAGTGCTTTAGGTGCTACCTACCTCTCTTTCGCTTTCGTAGGACAGATCGGCTTACTGTGCTTTCTTGGGGTTATTAGCTCAACACTGTTAGTCACTTTACTAAAGCAAAAGCACCTAAACATTGTTATTTTGTGGGGAACGGGCACACTCATTTCAATATTGATATTCGCAGACACACAAGTCTATCAACTGTACCGCTTTCATCTTGGTGGGTTTGTCTGGAGCCTTGTGTTTGGCGAAGGCGGCAGCCAAGTTGTCTCTGTCTCATGGGTCACGCAATTATTGATAACGAGCGTCATCAGTCTAATTGCAAGCGTTTGTGCCGCATTGCTTTGGCTTAGCATTCGACTTACTACGACCAAGCGACTAAAACACCTACGATTAGGCTTTTATAGCTTCATAGTACTTTCCTTCCTCACAGCAAATGCAATGCACGCTTGGTATGATGCACATGGCAATACCGAGATAAGAGCAATGACACGCCATCTGCCTCTTTACGAACCTGCAACAGCGGTACGATTTATGGCGAAGCAAGGTTGGATTGATCCAGACACAGTCAGTCAGCGCGCGCCTCTAGCGAAAGAGCAAGGTGGCCAACTTAACTATCCCACTGAAGGCTATAAAATCGAGGCAGACAAAAAACCAAACATTCTGTTCATCGCCATTGATGCTTGGCGGGGCGACATGTTCAACGAAACGGTCACGCCTTTTACGTTTAGCCTCACAAAACAAAACGACGCTCTGTACTTTAAAGACCACCAAAGTGGCGGAAATGTCACCAAAGGAGGGATTTTCAGTTTATTTTATGGCCTTCCTGGAACCTATTGGGATGCTTTCACCGCAGCACAACGCCCTCCCGTGTTTATTCAATCCCTACAAAAAGCCAATTATGAAACCGGCATTTGGAGCTCTGGCCCAATAATAAACCCTTCGTTTCACCGTAACGTGTTCAGCAGCATTCCCAACTTAGCAACTAAAACAGAGGGGGCCGCACCCTATGAAAGAGATAAAACGATAGTCGACAACTTCGTTAAACTAGCAAAGGAAGCTCAATCCCCGTTTTTTAGTTTTCTCTTTTTTGATGCCGCACATGGGTATGCACCACCAGAAGACTACCAACCAAGATTTCAACCTTATTGGGAACGTGTCGATCATCTAGCCCTAAATGAAGACTTTGATCCAACGCCATACCGAAACCGCTACCGCACCGCTCTGCATTTCATTGACGGACAGATTAAGCACATCATCGACACTTTAAAAGAAACCAACAAGCTCGATAACACCATCGTCATCATCACATCAGATCATGGGGAAGAGTTTAACGACACACACAAAAATTACTGGGGGCACGGCAGCAACTTCTCCCAAAACCAAACCCATGTCCCATTGGTCATATTATGGCCCGGCAAAAAGCACCAAGTGTTCAATCAAAGAACCAGTCACTATGACATTGTTCCAACCATTATGACTGAAGCACTCGGCATCAAGGCACCAATGGACAGCTACAGCAGCGGCCACTCTTTATTCGACAATAACGATAGAGAGTGGCTACTCGTACACAGTTACTTTAACTACGGCGTGATCATGAAGGATAGGATCATCACCACCTTCCCGACTGGGCAATATGAAGTGACCGACTTAGACTTGAATAAAACAGCCAAAGAAATGCCCGCAAACATAACACTGGCGGTACTAAAGGAAATAAGTCGCTTTTATAAATAA
- the lptG gene encoding LPS export ABC transporter permease LptG has translation MSRFDRYIGSSVLWSFAAVIFVLLGLDFALTFIDQVKKVNDSYTTNALLQVLAYRAPIKFAEYIPVASLIGTLIGLGALASTSELTVIRATGVPIWRIGFAACKPILLISLIGVGISEYVSPYATQQADLIERLRGQSEGRFALTGGVWIKSDGNFVYINAADREGVLYDIQIFTPNGQALEKIQKAKFARHLSDNQWRLEQVTETHFLGDRIETGYKETVPWTASLKPSHLFLASQEPEALSLSELHQYQSYLTGQELNAGLYQLEFWTKSLMPFACFALVIVALSSVFGPLRSSTMGGRIFSGVLIGIMFQNGLNLFGKMSLALSFSPLIGVAIPIALCFAIGLLLMSRKG, from the coding sequence ATGAGTCGCTTCGACCGCTATATCGGCAGCAGTGTACTTTGGTCGTTCGCTGCTGTTATTTTTGTACTCTTAGGCCTAGACTTTGCGTTAACTTTCATTGATCAAGTCAAAAAAGTAAACGACAGCTACACTACGAATGCACTGCTACAGGTTCTTGCATATCGGGCGCCGATCAAATTCGCAGAATACATTCCTGTTGCATCACTAATTGGTACTCTAATTGGACTAGGCGCACTCGCATCCACCTCAGAGCTCACGGTCATTAGAGCAACAGGCGTACCCATCTGGCGAATAGGCTTTGCCGCCTGCAAACCCATATTATTGATTTCGCTGATTGGCGTTGGCATCTCGGAGTACGTGTCTCCTTACGCAACACAACAAGCCGACTTAATTGAGCGATTAAGAGGACAAAGTGAAGGAAGGTTCGCGCTAACAGGCGGCGTTTGGATCAAATCGGACGGTAATTTCGTTTACATTAATGCCGCTGATAGAGAAGGCGTTCTCTATGACATTCAAATATTCACGCCTAACGGACAAGCCCTAGAAAAAATACAAAAAGCAAAGTTTGCCAGACACTTGTCTGATAACCAATGGAGACTAGAGCAAGTAACAGAAACGCATTTTTTAGGTGACAGAATCGAAACGGGCTACAAAGAAACCGTACCATGGACTGCCTCATTAAAACCTAGCCATTTGTTCCTAGCCTCTCAAGAGCCGGAAGCACTGTCACTAAGTGAATTGCATCAGTATCAGAGCTACCTAACTGGCCAAGAACTAAACGCGGGACTTTATCAGCTCGAGTTTTGGACCAAATCTCTGATGCCGTTTGCCTGCTTCGCGCTTGTGATTGTCGCTCTGTCCAGCGTCTTTGGCCCATTGCGCTCTTCCACCATGGGCGGCAGGATTTTCTCTGGTGTACTCATCGGAATTATGTTTCAAAACGGCTTAAACCTTTTCGGAAAAATGAGCCTTGCACTCAGCTTCTCCCCCTTAATTGGCGTCGCTATTCCAATCGCACTTTGCTTTGCAATAGGTCTACTACTCATGAGCCGAAAAGGTTAA